ATTCATCCACCCGGATGCATTGGAGCCATGTGATGTGCTCTTCTTGGCGCTGCCCCATGGCACCACCGCCCGCAATATCGAGCATTATGCCTCGCTAGCCCCCCGCATCATAGACCTATCGGCAGATTTCCGGCTGCGAGACACAGCCACTTATGAGCATTGGTATGGTCAGCCGCACCCGGCACCAGAGTGGATTGATCGCTTCGTCTATGGCCTGCCAGAGTTCAACCGCGAGGCCCTGCGCGGCGCGAATTATGCCAGCGGCGTCGGCTGCAATGCCACAACGATGAATTTAGCCCTGCGCCCCCTGGCAGAAGCCCATTTATTAGAGCGTGTCAGTGCGGAACTCAAAGTTGGCTCATCAGAAGGTGGCAACAGCGCCAACGCAGGCAGCCATCATCCCGTTCGCAGCGGAGCAGTGCGAACCTATAAAGCCACTGGGCATCGCCATATGGCAGAGGTCCAGATGATGCTTGGGGAAGATGTCCCCGTGAGATTCAGCGTGACGGCCATTGAAATGGTCCGCGGCGTGCATTTGCTGGCCCACTGCGACCTGACAGAACCCATGACAGAAAAGGACGTCTGGCGGCTTTATCGCGCAAGTTATAACGATGAGCCTTTTGTGCGACTGGTGCGAGAACGTAATGGCTTGCATCGTCTGCCGGAGCCACGCATCGTCGCTGGCACCAACTATTGTGACATCGGCTTTGAACTAGATGACGATGGCCGCCATCTGGTGCTCATCGCCGCACTAGATAACCTGGGCAAAGGGGCCGCTGGCAGCGCCGTCCAGTGCATGAACCTCATGCACGGCTTTGACGAGTGCGATGGCTTGCAATTCCCTGGCCTGTATCCCTAATTCCTTGAGGAGCGCATCATGAACCCAACGACACAAACAAACACCGCCATTGAAAATATTCTCGTCGTCAAGCTGGGTGGTGGCGCGGGCCTCGATATTGAAGCCGCCTGCGCAGATTTAGCCCAGCTTGCCCAAACACGGCCTGTCGTCGTTGTCCACGGCGTCAGCGAAGCCATGGCCCAACTGTGCGAAGAGCGCGGCGTCCCGGTAGAGACATTAACCTCGCCCAGCGGCCATAGTTCGCGCTATACGCCGCCTGCCACCCGCGATTTATTCGTGGAGGCTGCGCAGGGCGTCAACGATACGATTGTGCATGAATTACGCAGCCATGGGATTTATGCCATCGGTCTGACGCAAGAAATCGCCATCCAGGGCGAACGCAAAGCTGCAATCCGCGCTGTCGTCAGTGGGCGCATCCGCGTGGTGCGCGATGATTACAGCGGCAGTATTACCGGCGTCAACGCAGGGCCAATCTGGGAAGCGCTCAGCGCAGGACGCGTAGCCGTGTTGCCGCCCCTGGCAGCCAGCGAAGATGGCTTGCTCAATATTGATGGAGACCGTGCTGCGGCAGCACTTGCGGGGGCGTTGGGGGCCACCGACTTGGTCATTCTCAGCAATGTAGCTGGCCTGATGCGTGACCATACCAACACCGATACGCTCATTCAG
The Phototrophicus methaneseepsis DNA segment above includes these coding regions:
- a CDS encoding [LysW]-aminoadipate kinase — translated: MNPTTQTNTAIENILVVKLGGGAGLDIEAACADLAQLAQTRPVVVVHGVSEAMAQLCEERGVPVETLTSPSGHSSRYTPPATRDLFVEAAQGVNDTIVHELRSHGIYAIGLTQEIAIQGERKAAIRAVVSGRIRVVRDDYSGSITGVNAGPIWEALSAGRVAVLPPLAASEDGLLNIDGDRAAAALAGALGATDLVILSNVAGLMRDHTNTDTLIQQVTGSDMDRAMNYAQGRMKRKVLGAQEALENGVRRVTIGDGRTQSPIANALNGAGTVFTR
- the argC gene encoding N-acetyl-gamma-glutamyl-phosphate reductase — encoded protein: MIQAGIVGGSGYTGGELLRLLHFHPQVEVTQITSREYTGRYVHTVHPNMRGVSRLQFIHPDALEPCDVLFLALPHGTTARNIEHYASLAPRIIDLSADFRLRDTATYEHWYGQPHPAPEWIDRFVYGLPEFNREALRGANYASGVGCNATTMNLALRPLAEAHLLERVSAELKVGSSEGGNSANAGSHHPVRSGAVRTYKATGHRHMAEVQMMLGEDVPVRFSVTAIEMVRGVHLLAHCDLTEPMTEKDVWRLYRASYNDEPFVRLVRERNGLHRLPEPRIVAGTNYCDIGFELDDDGRHLVLIAALDNLGKGAAGSAVQCMNLMHGFDECDGLQFPGLYP